One stretch of Variovorax sp. TBS-050B DNA includes these proteins:
- the guaA gene encoding glutamine-hydrolyzing GMP synthase: MQHDKILILDFGSQVTQLIARRVREAHVLSEVHPCDVSDEWVREYAADGHLKGVILSGSHASVYEETTDKAPQAVFDLGVPVLGICYGMQTMAHQLGGKVEGGHKREFGFAAVRAHGHTALLKDIADFTTPEGHGMLNVWMSHGDKVTTLPPGFKLMASTESCPIAGMADEARRYYALQFHPEVTHTVQGKAILERFVLGICGARPDWIMRDHIAEAVEKIREQVGDEEVILGLSGGVDSSVAAALIHRAIGDQLTCVFVDHGLLRLNEGDMVMEMFEGKLHAKVIRVDASDLFLGKLAGVSDPEAKRKIIGGEFVTVFKQEAAKLKAGGGGHKGATFLAQGTIYPDVIESGGAKSKKAVTIKSHHNVGGLPEQLGLKLLEPLRDLFKDEVRELGVALGLPPEMVYRHPFPGPGLGVRILGEVKKEYADLLRRADAIFIEELRNFTDPATGKSWYDLTSQAFTVFLPVKSVGVMGDGRTYDYVVALRAVQTSDFMTADWAELPYALLKKVSGRIINEVRGINRVTYDVSSKPPATIEWE, encoded by the coding sequence ATGCAACACGACAAGATCCTCATCCTCGATTTCGGCTCGCAGGTCACCCAGCTCATCGCGCGCCGCGTGCGCGAGGCCCACGTGCTCAGCGAAGTGCATCCCTGCGACGTCAGCGACGAATGGGTGCGCGAATACGCGGCCGACGGCCATCTGAAGGGCGTGATCCTCTCGGGCAGCCATGCCAGCGTCTACGAGGAGACCACCGACAAGGCACCGCAGGCCGTGTTCGACCTCGGCGTGCCGGTGCTCGGCATCTGCTACGGCATGCAGACCATGGCGCACCAGCTCGGCGGCAAGGTCGAGGGCGGCCACAAGCGCGAGTTCGGCTTCGCGGCCGTGCGCGCCCACGGCCACACCGCGCTGCTCAAGGACATCGCCGACTTCACCACGCCCGAAGGCCACGGCATGCTCAACGTCTGGATGAGCCATGGCGACAAGGTCACCACGCTGCCGCCGGGCTTCAAGCTCATGGCCTCGACCGAGAGCTGCCCGATCGCCGGCATGGCCGACGAGGCGCGCCGCTACTACGCGCTGCAGTTCCATCCCGAGGTCACGCACACCGTGCAGGGCAAGGCGATCCTCGAGCGCTTCGTGCTCGGCATCTGCGGCGCCAGGCCCGACTGGATCATGCGCGACCACATCGCCGAAGCCGTCGAGAAGATCCGCGAGCAGGTCGGCGACGAGGAAGTGATCCTCGGCCTCTCGGGCGGCGTTGATTCCAGCGTGGCCGCCGCGCTGATCCACCGCGCCATCGGCGACCAGCTGACCTGCGTGTTCGTCGACCACGGCCTGCTGCGCCTGAACGAGGGCGACATGGTGATGGAGATGTTCGAGGGCAAGCTGCACGCCAAGGTGATCCGCGTCGACGCCAGCGATCTGTTCCTCGGCAAGCTCGCCGGCGTGAGCGACCCCGAAGCCAAGCGCAAGATCATCGGCGGCGAGTTCGTCACCGTGTTCAAGCAGGAGGCCGCGAAGCTCAAGGCGGGCGGCGGCGGCCACAAGGGCGCCACCTTCCTCGCGCAGGGCACCATCTATCCCGACGTCATCGAATCGGGCGGCGCCAAGAGCAAGAAGGCCGTCACCATCAAGAGCCACCACAACGTCGGCGGCCTGCCCGAGCAGCTCGGCCTCAAGCTGCTCGAGCCGCTGCGCGACCTGTTCAAGGACGAGGTGCGCGAGCTCGGCGTGGCGCTCGGCCTGCCGCCCGAGATGGTGTACCGCCACCCGTTCCCCGGCCCGGGCCTGGGCGTGCGCATCCTCGGCGAGGTCAAGAAGGAATACGCCGACCTGCTGCGCCGCGCCGACGCGATCTTCATCGAGGAACTGCGCAACTTCACCGACCCCGCCACCGGCAAGAGCTGGTACGACCTCACGAGCCAGGCCTTCACCGTGTTCCTGCCCGTCAAGAGCGTGGGCGTGATGGGCGACGGCCGCACCTACGACTACGTGGTCGCGCTGCGCGCCGTGCAGACCAGTGACTTCATGACCGCCGACTGGGCCGAGCTGCCGTATGCGCTGCTCAAGAAGGTGTCGGGGCGCATCATCAACGAGGTGCGCGGCATCAACCGCGTGACCTACGACGTGTCGAGCAAGCCGCCGGCGACGATCGAGTGGGAGTGA
- a CDS encoding type II toxin-antitoxin system VapC family toxin: MSQDEFDAGLALLDACPIEFEPVPNLHYRSQTLRLAQAHGLSFYDASYLELALRLNGQLASLDRALVTAAKNCGIPCLDF, from the coding sequence ATGTCGCAGGACGAGTTCGACGCCGGCCTGGCCTTGCTCGACGCCTGCCCGATCGAGTTCGAGCCGGTCCCCAATCTCCACTACCGTTCGCAGACCCTGCGGCTGGCCCAGGCCCATGGCCTGAGCTTCTACGACGCGAGCTACCTGGAGCTGGCGCTCCGCCTCAACGGCCAGCTCGCATCGCTCGACCGTGCCCTGGTCACCGCCGCGAAGAACTGCGGCATCCCTTGCCTCGACTTCTGA
- a CDS encoding type II toxin-antitoxin system prevent-host-death family antitoxin, with amino-acid sequence MQTIPVHQAKDRFSALLQAVEAGEEVVITRHGKKIARIVREADALPSGSERERLRQEALEQLRAFQARVKPDPDYKPGDWKTYRDEGRR; translated from the coding sequence ATGCAGACCATCCCCGTTCACCAGGCGAAGGATCGCTTCTCGGCCCTGCTCCAGGCGGTGGAGGCGGGCGAAGAAGTGGTCATCACGCGGCATGGCAAGAAGATCGCACGCATCGTGCGAGAGGCCGATGCGCTGCCCTCCGGCAGCGAACGCGAGCGCCTGCGGCAGGAAGCGCTCGAACAGCTGCGCGCCTTCCAGGCGCGGGTGAAGCCCGACCCCGACTACAAGCCCGGCGACTGGAAGACGTACCGTGATGAAGGGCGGCGCTAG
- the guaB gene encoding IMP dehydrogenase, with amino-acid sequence MRLLGKALTFDDVLLVPAFSQVLPKDTSLATKLSRNITLNLPLVSAAMDTVTEARLAIAIAQEGGIGIVHKNLTAQQQAAEVARVKRYESGVLRDPVVITPTHTVLQVMQLSEELGVSGFPVVDGGKVVGIVTSRDLRFETRYDVPVSEIMTPREKLVTVKEGATPAEAKALLNKYKLERLLVIDDAFVLKGLITVKDITKQTSFPNAARDPSGRLRVGAAVGVGEGTEERVEALVKAGVDAIVVDTAHGHSKGVIDRVRWVKQNYPQVDVIGGNIATGDAARALADAGADAVKVGIGPGSICTTRIVAGVGVPQIMAVDSVATALQGTGVPLIADGGIRYSGDIAKAIAAGASTVMMGGMFAGTEEAPGEIVLFQGRSYKSYRGMGSIGAMQQGSADRYFQESTTGNPNADKLVPEGIEGRVPYKGSMVSIVYQMAGGLRASMGYCGCATIEEMKNKAEFVEITTAGIRESHVHDVQITKEAPNYRAE; translated from the coding sequence ATGCGCCTTCTCGGCAAAGCGCTCACCTTCGACGATGTGTTGTTGGTGCCAGCGTTCTCCCAGGTCCTGCCCAAGGACACCTCCCTCGCGACCAAACTCTCCCGCAACATCACGCTGAACCTGCCGCTCGTCTCCGCGGCGATGGACACCGTGACCGAAGCCCGCCTCGCGATCGCCATCGCGCAGGAGGGCGGCATCGGGATCGTGCACAAGAACCTCACCGCGCAGCAGCAGGCCGCCGAAGTGGCCCGGGTCAAGCGCTACGAGTCGGGCGTGCTGCGCGATCCGGTGGTCATCACCCCCACGCACACCGTGCTGCAGGTCATGCAGCTGTCCGAGGAGCTCGGCGTCTCGGGCTTCCCGGTGGTCGACGGCGGCAAGGTGGTGGGCATCGTCACCAGCCGCGACCTGCGCTTCGAGACCCGCTACGACGTGCCGGTCAGCGAGATCATGACGCCGCGCGAGAAGCTCGTGACCGTGAAGGAGGGCGCCACGCCCGCCGAGGCCAAGGCGCTGCTCAACAAGTACAAGCTCGAACGCCTGCTCGTCATCGACGATGCCTTCGTGCTCAAGGGCCTGATCACCGTCAAGGACATCACCAAGCAGACCAGCTTCCCCAACGCCGCGCGCGACCCCTCGGGCCGCCTGCGCGTGGGCGCGGCGGTGGGCGTGGGCGAGGGCACCGAGGAGCGCGTCGAGGCGCTCGTGAAGGCCGGCGTCGATGCGATCGTGGTCGACACCGCCCACGGCCACAGCAAGGGCGTGATCGACCGCGTGCGCTGGGTCAAGCAGAACTATCCGCAGGTCGACGTGATCGGCGGCAACATCGCCACCGGCGACGCGGCGCGCGCGCTCGCCGATGCGGGCGCCGACGCGGTCAAGGTCGGCATCGGCCCCGGCTCGATCTGCACCACCCGCATCGTGGCCGGCGTGGGCGTGCCGCAGATCATGGCGGTCGACAGCGTGGCCACCGCGCTGCAGGGCACGGGCGTGCCGCTGATCGCCGACGGCGGCATCCGCTACTCGGGCGACATCGCCAAGGCCATCGCCGCGGGCGCGAGCACCGTGATGATGGGCGGCATGTTCGCCGGCACCGAAGAAGCGCCGGGCGAGATCGTGCTGTTCCAGGGCCGCAGCTACAAGAGCTACCGCGGCATGGGCTCGATCGGTGCCATGCAGCAGGGCAGCGCCGACCGCTACTTCCAGGAATCGACCACCGGCAATCCCAATGCCGACAAGCTGGTGCCCGAAGGCATCGAAGGCCGCGTGCCCTACAAGGGCTCGATGGTCTCCATCGTCTACCAGATGGCCGGCGGCCTGCGCGCGAGCATGGGCTACTGCGGCTGCGCCACCATCGAAGAGATGAAGAACAAGGCCGAGTTCGTCGAGATCACCACGGCCGGCATCCGCGAGAGCCACGTGCACGACGTGCAGATCACCAAGGAAGCGCCGAACTACCGGGCCGAGTGA
- a CDS encoding DUF4124 domain-containing protein — translation MKFAHWLVLGWVCLLPLTASAQWQWIDKNGKKVFSDQAPPPDVPEKNILRRAGMPPSRGATVTAPADSEAAPEAAAAAPKPREAAAPKAAGVDKELEEKAKKAQAEEKAKQAAEAEKNAKARAENCDRARQAKATFDSGIRVARVNASGEREILDDSARAAEQKRLQSIIQSDCK, via the coding sequence ATGAAATTCGCGCATTGGCTCGTACTGGGATGGGTTTGCCTGCTGCCGCTGACGGCGAGCGCCCAGTGGCAGTGGATCGACAAGAACGGCAAGAAGGTCTTCAGCGACCAGGCGCCGCCGCCCGACGTGCCCGAGAAGAACATCCTGCGCCGCGCCGGCATGCCGCCCTCGCGCGGCGCCACGGTGACGGCGCCGGCCGACAGCGAAGCGGCACCCGAGGCGGCCGCCGCCGCGCCCAAGCCGCGCGAAGCCGCTGCACCGAAGGCCGCTGGCGTCGACAAGGAACTCGAGGAAAAGGCCAAGAAGGCGCAGGCCGAGGAAAAAGCCAAGCAGGCCGCCGAGGCCGAGAAGAACGCCAAGGCCCGTGCCGAGAACTGCGACCGCGCGCGGCAGGCCAAGGCCACTTTCGACAGCGGCATCCGCGTCGCGCGGGTGAACGCCAGCGGCGAGCGCGAGATCCTCGACGACAGCGCACGCGCGGCGGAACAGAAGCGCCTTCAGTCGATCATCCAGAGCGACTGCAAGTAG
- a CDS encoding RnfH family protein yields the protein MIEVTLSCSTAPREVFEQVLQLAPGATVADAVHASELAARFPQLDWRHAMTPGVWGREAAWEQPLKDGDRVELCRPLAVDPKVARRERFQRQGARGTGLFANRRKGGKAGY from the coding sequence ATGATCGAGGTCACGCTGAGCTGCTCGACCGCGCCGCGCGAGGTGTTCGAGCAGGTCCTGCAGCTTGCGCCCGGTGCCACGGTGGCCGATGCGGTGCATGCGAGCGAACTCGCCGCGCGTTTCCCACAGCTGGACTGGCGCCATGCGATGACGCCGGGCGTCTGGGGCCGGGAGGCCGCATGGGAGCAGCCGCTCAAGGACGGCGACCGCGTCGAACTCTGCCGGCCGCTGGCCGTCGATCCGAAGGTGGCGCGCCGCGAGCGCTTCCAGCGGCAGGGCGCCCGCGGCACCGGGCTGTTCGCGAACCGGCGCAAGGGCGGCAAGGCGGGCTACTGA
- a CDS encoding type II toxin-antitoxin system RatA family toxin yields the protein MKTVNKSVLIWYSAEEMYALVTDVEKYPQFLPWCDKARVIEEDEAGMTAEVGLAFAGLHQSFTTRNTHLPGREVQLKLVDGPFSNLDGIWKFTPVGEPGERACRVELHMSYGFSNFALQALVGPVFDTVASSLVEAFVKRAEQVYGAT from the coding sequence ATGAAAACAGTCAACAAGTCCGTCCTCATCTGGTACAGCGCCGAAGAGATGTATGCGCTGGTCACCGACGTGGAGAAGTATCCGCAGTTCCTGCCCTGGTGCGACAAGGCCCGCGTCATCGAGGAGGACGAGGCCGGCATGACGGCCGAGGTGGGCCTGGCCTTCGCCGGCCTGCACCAGAGCTTCACGACCCGCAACACGCACCTGCCGGGGCGCGAGGTGCAGCTCAAGCTCGTGGACGGCCCCTTCTCGAACCTCGACGGCATCTGGAAGTTCACGCCCGTGGGCGAGCCCGGCGAGCGTGCCTGCCGCGTCGAGCTGCACATGAGCTACGGCTTCAGCAACTTCGCGCTGCAGGCGCTCGTGGGACCAGTGTTCGACACCGTCGCATCGAGCCTGGTCGAGGCCTTCGTCAAGCGCGCGGAACAGGTCTACGGCGCGACCTGA
- the smpB gene encoding SsrA-binding protein SmpB, protein MATKKQDTSSRIADNKKAAYNYFFEERFEAGIVLEGWEVKSLREGKVQLTDGYVVIRDGELFVVGLQINPLKSASTHVNPDSIRTKKLLLHKEEIRRLVGKVEQKGYTLVPLNLHWKAGKVKCEIALAKGKAEHDKRDTIKDREGKREVERAMKSRNR, encoded by the coding sequence ATGGCCACCAAGAAACAAGATACCTCCTCCCGCATCGCCGACAACAAGAAGGCCGCGTACAACTACTTCTTCGAAGAACGCTTCGAGGCGGGCATCGTGCTCGAAGGCTGGGAAGTCAAGTCGCTGCGCGAAGGCAAGGTCCAGCTGACCGACGGCTACGTGGTGATCCGCGACGGCGAGCTGTTCGTCGTGGGCCTGCAGATCAATCCGCTCAAGAGTGCCTCGACCCACGTCAACCCTGACTCGATCCGCACCAAGAAGTTGCTGCTGCACAAGGAAGAAATCCGGCGCCTCGTCGGCAAGGTCGAACAAAAGGGCTACACGCTGGTGCCGCTCAACCTGCACTGGAAGGCGGGCAAGGTGAAATGCGAGATCGCGCTGGCCAAGGGCAAGGCCGAGCACGACAAGCGCGACACCATCAAGGACCGCGAAGGCAAGCGCGAGGTGGAGCGCGCGATGAAGAGCCGCAACCGCTGA
- a CDS encoding sigma-70 family RNA polymerase sigma factor: MDTRLLADHIPSLRRYARALTGNAWAADDLVQDTLERACSKWRLWVVGSDLRAWLFTVMHNIFASQVRRAPAPHSVVSLDDTDHALHGGIDPGREPGAALDLQRCLMRLPEEQRAVLLLVTLEDLSYAEVAKVLGVPAGTVMSRLSRARVRLQELLDGAAAPQRPGLRRLK, translated from the coding sequence ATGGACACCCGCCTGCTCGCCGACCACATCCCCAGCCTGCGCCGCTATGCGCGCGCGCTCACGGGCAACGCCTGGGCGGCCGACGACCTGGTGCAGGACACGCTCGAACGCGCCTGCAGCAAATGGCGGCTGTGGGTGGTGGGCAGCGACCTGCGCGCCTGGCTGTTCACCGTCATGCACAACATCTTCGCCAGCCAGGTGCGGCGCGCGCCGGCACCGCACAGCGTGGTGTCGCTCGACGACACTGACCACGCGCTGCACGGCGGCATCGACCCGGGGCGCGAGCCCGGTGCCGCGCTCGACCTCCAGCGCTGCCTGATGCGCTTGCCCGAGGAGCAGCGCGCCGTGCTGCTGCTCGTGACGCTCGAGGACCTGTCCTATGCCGAAGTGGCGAAGGTGCTCGGCGTCCCGGCCGGCACCGTGATGTCGCGCCTCTCGCGTGCGCGCGTCCGGCTGCAGGAGCTGCTCGACGGCGCCGCCGCCCCGCAGCGCCCGGGCCTGCGCCGCCTCAAGTGA
- a CDS encoding anti-sigma factor: MNRTAPPPTDDELHALVDGRLAPARRTAVEQALARDPALAARVAAWQGQRDALRRLHGELLAEPPPASLTDTLARRRPRHAWRDRWTRWGGLAAGVLVAFAAGWLGNARWTALHPSDGRLARAPALREFVRDASVAHAVYAPEKRHPVEVAANEQQHLVQWLSKRLDRPLKVPDLGPMGYALVGGRLLPGETGARAQFMFENGAGERVTFYVGTLEGSAAARETAFRFTADGPVPSFYWIDHGFGYALAGRLPREVLLKLATLAYRDLS; this comes from the coding sequence ATGAACCGCACCGCACCGCCTCCCACCGACGACGAACTGCATGCGCTGGTCGACGGCCGGCTCGCGCCCGCGCGCCGCACGGCGGTCGAGCAGGCGCTCGCGCGCGACCCGGCCCTCGCGGCGCGCGTGGCCGCCTGGCAGGGCCAGCGCGACGCGCTGCGACGGCTGCATGGCGAACTGCTCGCCGAGCCGCCGCCCGCCTCGCTCACCGACACCCTGGCGCGCCGCCGGCCGCGCCACGCGTGGCGCGACCGCTGGACGCGCTGGGGTGGCCTCGCGGCCGGCGTGCTCGTCGCCTTCGCGGCAGGCTGGCTCGGCAATGCCCGCTGGACCGCGCTGCACCCTTCCGATGGCCGGCTCGCGCGGGCGCCCGCGCTGCGTGAGTTCGTGCGAGACGCCTCGGTCGCGCACGCCGTGTACGCGCCTGAGAAGCGGCATCCGGTCGAGGTCGCTGCGAACGAGCAGCAGCACCTGGTGCAATGGCTCTCGAAGCGGCTCGACCGGCCGCTCAAGGTGCCCGACCTGGGGCCGATGGGGTACGCGCTGGTGGGCGGCCGGCTGCTGCCCGGCGAGACCGGCGCGCGCGCGCAGTTCATGTTCGAGAACGGCGCCGGGGAGCGCGTCACGTTCTACGTGGGCACCCTCGAAGGATCCGCCGCGGCGCGCGAGACCGCCTTCCGCTTCACCGCGGACGGTCCGGTGCCCAGCTTCTACTGGATCGACCACGGCTTCGGCTATGCGCTCGCGGGCAGGCTGCCACGCGAGGTTCTGCTGAAACTCGCGACCCTCGCCTACCGGGATTTGTCTTGA
- a CDS encoding ATP-binding protein: MKLLSASILAAALLAGCGSMSNKTASAPDTPTRTADGVLVGPNGMTLYTFARDTAGAGTSACNGQCATNWPPLPVADTARPMGGYTIIVREDGKRQWAYKGWPLYYWSKDAKPGDKTGDGVLNGAWKVARP, translated from the coding sequence ATGAAATTGCTCAGCGCCTCGATCCTCGCGGCCGCACTGCTTGCCGGCTGCGGCAGCATGTCCAACAAGACCGCCAGCGCACCCGACACCCCGACGCGCACCGCCGACGGCGTGCTGGTCGGGCCGAACGGGATGACGCTCTACACCTTCGCGCGCGACACCGCCGGCGCGGGCACTTCCGCATGCAACGGCCAATGCGCCACCAACTGGCCGCCGCTGCCGGTGGCCGACACCGCCCGGCCGATGGGCGGCTACACCATCATCGTGCGCGAAGACGGCAAGCGCCAGTGGGCCTACAAGGGCTGGCCGCTCTACTACTGGTCGAAGGATGCCAAGCCGGGCGACAAGACCGGCGACGGCGTGCTGAACGGCGCCTGGAAGGTGGCCCGTCCCTGA
- a CDS encoding DMT family transporter, producing MRLTHGAAVWLMVAVTLMWGTAGVVTRHLTQAHSFEVTFWRSFFTMLALLVILPVWRGPAVFAQIRHGGRALWISGACWTVMFTAFMVALTLASTASVLVTLSLGPLFTALAARFFIGHRLPARTWIAILVAGLGIAWMYGSRLAGGAGGDWLLGTLVALCVPIAGATNWTVVQHAHAQGNEVDLVPAVLIGAVLSTLVTLPLSLPFQASTRDLGLLAFLGVFQLAIPCVLSVLCARVLKAPEVALLALLEVIFGIALAWIGAGEQPALSVLTGGALVIGALVFNELLALRARRTPAPDEVLPGAH from the coding sequence ATGCGCCTGACGCACGGCGCCGCCGTGTGGCTGATGGTCGCCGTCACCCTGATGTGGGGGACGGCGGGCGTGGTCACGCGGCATCTGACGCAGGCCCACAGCTTCGAGGTCACTTTCTGGCGCAGCTTCTTCACGATGCTCGCGCTGCTGGTGATCCTGCCGGTCTGGCGCGGTCCGGCCGTGTTCGCGCAGATCCGCCACGGCGGCCGTGCGCTCTGGATCTCCGGCGCCTGCTGGACCGTGATGTTCACGGCCTTCATGGTGGCGCTCACGCTGGCATCGACGGCGAGCGTGCTGGTCACGCTGTCGCTCGGGCCGCTGTTCACCGCGCTCGCAGCGCGCTTCTTCATCGGCCACCGGCTGCCCGCACGCACCTGGATCGCGATCCTGGTGGCCGGGCTCGGCATCGCCTGGATGTACGGCTCGCGGCTCGCGGGCGGCGCGGGCGGCGACTGGCTGCTCGGCACGCTGGTGGCGCTGTGCGTGCCGATCGCGGGCGCGACCAACTGGACCGTGGTGCAGCATGCCCACGCCCAGGGCAACGAGGTCGACCTGGTGCCCGCGGTGCTGATCGGTGCCGTGCTCAGCACGCTGGTCACGCTGCCGCTGTCGCTGCCGTTCCAGGCGAGCACGCGCGATCTCGGCCTGCTGGCCTTCCTCGGCGTGTTCCAGCTGGCGATTCCCTGCGTGCTCTCGGTGCTGTGCGCGCGGGTGCTCAAGGCGCCCGAGGTCGCGCTGCTGGCGCTGCTCGAGGTGATCTTCGGCATCGCGCTGGCCTGGATCGGCGCGGGCGAGCAGCCGGCCCTGAGCGTGCTGACGGGCGGGGCGCTGGTGATCGGCGCGCTGGTGTTCAACGAGCTGCTGGCGCTGCGGGCACGCCGCACGCCCGCGCCCGACGAGGTGCTGCCGGGCGCCCACTGA
- the typA gene encoding translational GTPase TypA: MSTNKQIRNIAIIAHVDHGKTTMVDQLLRQSGTFAEHEKVVDTVMDNNAIEKERGITILAKNCAVSWKGTHINIVDTPGHADFGGEVERALSMVDGVLLLIDAQEGPMPQTRFVTKKALALGLKPIVVVNKVDKPGANPDKVVNAAFDLFDKLGATDEQLDFPVVYASGINGWSSMEEGAPGEQWGPDMSALFDTILKHVPSQKGDPDAPLQLQISALDFSTFVGRIGVGRISQGTLKPMMDVLVMEGPDGKSVKGRVNQVLTFQGLDRVQATEAGPGEIVLINGIADIGIGVTVTDPANPAPLPMLKVDEPTLTMNFCVNTSPLAGREGKFVTSRQIWDRLQKELQHNVALRVNETDEEGVFEVMGRGELHLTILLENMRREGYEMAVSKPRVVFRTIDGEKHEPIELVTADIEEAHQGGVMQALGERKGELVNMEPDGRGRVRLEYRIPARGLIGFTNEFLNLTRGSGLISNIFDSYEPHKGDIGGRKNGVLISMDDGEIFTYALGKLDDRGRMFVKANDPVYEGMIVGIHSRDNDLVVNATRTKQLTNFRVSGKEDAIKITPPIELTLEYGVEFIEDDELVEITPKSVRLRKRFLKEHERKRASRETAA, encoded by the coding sequence ATGAGTACCAACAAGCAAATCCGCAATATCGCCATCATTGCCCACGTGGACCATGGCAAGACCACGATGGTGGACCAGTTGCTGCGCCAGTCGGGCACCTTCGCCGAACACGAGAAGGTGGTCGACACCGTGATGGACAACAACGCGATCGAAAAGGAACGCGGCATCACGATCCTGGCGAAGAACTGCGCCGTGAGCTGGAAGGGCACGCACATCAACATCGTCGACACCCCCGGCCACGCGGACTTCGGCGGCGAAGTGGAGCGTGCGCTGAGCATGGTCGACGGCGTGCTGCTGCTGATCGACGCGCAGGAAGGCCCGATGCCGCAGACGCGCTTCGTGACCAAGAAGGCGCTGGCCCTGGGCCTGAAGCCGATCGTGGTGGTGAACAAGGTCGACAAGCCGGGCGCCAATCCCGACAAGGTGGTGAATGCCGCCTTCGACCTGTTCGACAAGCTCGGCGCCACCGACGAGCAGCTCGACTTTCCCGTGGTGTACGCCTCGGGCATCAACGGCTGGTCCTCGATGGAAGAGGGCGCGCCCGGCGAGCAGTGGGGCCCCGACATGTCGGCGCTGTTCGACACCATCCTGAAGCACGTGCCGTCGCAGAAGGGCGATCCCGATGCGCCGCTGCAGCTGCAGATCTCGGCGCTCGACTTCTCCACCTTCGTGGGCCGCATCGGCGTGGGCCGCATCAGCCAGGGCACGCTCAAGCCCATGATGGACGTGCTGGTGATGGAAGGCCCGGACGGCAAGTCCGTGAAGGGTCGCGTCAACCAGGTGCTGACCTTCCAGGGCCTGGACCGCGTGCAGGCCACCGAAGCCGGCCCGGGCGAGATCGTGCTGATCAACGGCATCGCCGACATCGGCATCGGCGTGACCGTGACCGATCCGGCCAACCCGGCGCCGCTGCCGATGCTCAAGGTCGACGAGCCCACGCTGACGATGAACTTCTGCGTCAACACCAGCCCGCTGGCCGGCCGCGAAGGCAAGTTCGTCACCAGCCGCCAGATCTGGGACCGGCTGCAGAAGGAACTGCAGCACAACGTGGCGCTGCGCGTGAACGAGACCGACGAGGAAGGCGTGTTCGAAGTGATGGGTCGCGGCGAACTGCACCTGACCATCCTGCTGGAGAACATGCGCCGCGAAGGCTATGAGATGGCAGTGTCGAAGCCGCGCGTGGTGTTCCGCACCATCGACGGCGAGAAGCACGAGCCGATCGAGCTCGTCACGGCCGACATCGAGGAAGCCCACCAGGGCGGCGTGATGCAGGCGCTCGGCGAGCGCAAGGGCGAGCTCGTCAACATGGAACCGGACGGCCGCGGCCGCGTGCGCCTCGAATACCGCATTCCGGCGCGGGGCCTGATCGGCTTCACCAACGAATTCCTGAACCTGACGCGCGGCTCGGGCCTCATCAGCAACATCTTCGACAGCTACGAGCCGCACAAGGGCGACATCGGCGGCCGCAAGAACGGCGTGCTGATCTCGATGGACGACGGCGAAATCTTCACCTATGCGCTCGGCAAGCTCGACGACCGCGGCCGCATGTTCGTGAAGGCCAACGATCCGGTGTACGAAGGCATGATCGTCGGCATCCACAGCCGCGACAACGACCTGGTGGTGAACGCCACGCGCACCAAGCAGCTGACGAACTTCCGCGTCTCGGGCAAGGAAGACGCGATCAAGATCACGCCGCCGATCGAACTCACGCTCGAATACGGCGTGGAATTCATCGAGGACGACGAGCTGGTCGAGATCACGCCCAAGAGCGTGCGCCTGCGCAAGCGCTTCCTGAAGGAGCACGAGCGCAAGCGGGCGAGCCGCGAAACGGCCGCCTGA